The Corynebacterium sphenisci DSM 44792 genome includes the window AACCAGGCCGGCGTGATCCCGGTGATCTTCGCCTCCTCGCTCATCTACGTGCCGGTGCTGATCACCCAGATCGTGCTCTCCGGCCAGCAGAACCCGAACCTGGACAACTGGTGGCAGCGCAATGTCATCCAGTACCTGCAGAACCCCTCCAGCTGGCAGTACATCCTGGGCTTCTTCCTGCTCATCGTGTTCTTCTCCTTCTTCTACGTCTCCGTGCAGTACGACCCGAACGACCAGGCGGAGAACATGAAGAAGTACGGCGGCTTCATCCCCGGCTACCGGCCGGGCCGGCCCACCGCGGAGTACCTGGGCTACGTGATAACCCGACTGTTGACCGTCGGTTCGTTGTACCTTGGACTTATCGCCGTGGTCCCCAACCTCGCCCTCGACCTCGGCGTCGGCGGCGCCACCGGCAGCTCCGGCGGCGGCATGTTCGGCGGCACGGCCCTGCTGATCCTGGTCAGCGTGGCCCTCACCACGGTGAAGCAGATCGAGAGCCAGATGATGCAACGCAACTACGAAGGGTTTTTGAAGTGACGCGACTCATTCTCCTCGGGCCCCCCGGGGCCGGGAAGGGCACCCAGGCCGGCCTGCTCTCCGAGAAGCTCGGCGTGCCGCACATCTCCACCGGCGACCTGTTCCGCGCCAACATCGGCGAGGGCACCCCGCTGGGCCTGGAGGCGAAGTCCTACATCGACGCCGGCGACCTGGTGCCCGACGACGTCACCGTGCGCATGGTGGAGTCCCGCCTCGCCGAGGACGACGCCGCCGGCGGCTTCCTGCTCGACGGCTTCCCGCGCACCGTGCCCCAGGCGGAGGAGCTCGCCCGGATCCTGGACGGGCTCGACCAGCGCCTCGACGCGGTGATCCAGTTCGACGTCTCCGAGGACGTGGTCGTGGACCGGATGCTCTCCCGCGGCCGCGCCGACGACACCGAGGAGGTCATCCGCAACCGGCTCGCCGTCTACGCCAAGGAGACCGCGCCGCTGCTGGACCACTACCGGGACAAGCTCATCGTGATCACCGCGGAGGGCCCGGTCGAGGAGATCAACGAGCGCACCATGGCCGCCATCGGCGAGGCCCGCTGAGGCGCCGCCCCCCGGCGCGCCCCGCATCCGGCGCCCCCGGCCCCCGGCCGCGGGGCGCCGCGCCGATCCGGGCTCCCCGCGGGCGCGCCGCCCCCATGGCGCCGCCGGCCGCGGCGGGGGTATCGTGTCCGCCCGTGATCAGGTTCCGACGCACCGCCAAGACCATCCACGCCCGCACCCCCGGCGAACTCGACGCCATGGAGGCCGCCGGCGTCCTGGTCGGCCGCACCCTCGCCGCGGTGCGCGCCGCCGCGGCCCCCGGGGTGAGCACCGCCGAGCTCGACGAGCTGGCCCGGGAGACCATCACCGGCGCCGGCGGGACCCCCTCCTTCCTCGGCTACGAGGGCTTCCCGGCCTCCGTCTGCGCCTCCGTCAACGAGGTGGTGGTGCACGGCATCCCCTCCGCGGAGACGGTGCTGGAGGAGGGCGACCTGGTCTCCATCGACTGCGGCGCCATCGTCGACGGCTGGCACGGCGACTCCGCCATCTCCTTCGGGGTGGGCAGGCTCGCCCCGCATATCGGCAAGCTCAACTCGGCCACCAAGGAGGTGCTCGCCGCGGGCATCGCGGCGATGATCCCCGGCAACCGGCTCACCGACGTCAGCCACGCCCTGGAGGTGGCCACCCGGCAGGCGGAGCGCCGGCACGGGATCCGGCTGGGCATCGTCGACGGCTACGGCGGCCACGGCATCGGCCGGGAGATGCACATGGACCCGTTCCTGCCCAACGAGGGCGCCCCGGGCCGCGGGGAGCGGATCGTGGAGGGCTCGGTGCTGGCCATCGAGCCGATGCTGATCCTCGGCGGGGAGACCGACACCGAGGAGCTCGCCGACGGCTGGACCGTGGTCTCCGCCGACGGCTCCCCGGCGGCGCACTGGGAGCACACCGTCGCGGCCACCGACCATGGGCCCCGGATACTCACCATGCGGCCCTGAACCGGCGGCGCCCGCGCCCGCGGCGGCGGTCACCCCGGGATCGCCCCCCGGCGCCGGGGCCGCGTCGAATATGCTGGACGCGATGGCCAACCCCCCACCGCCGACCAAGAAACGGGGATCCCCGTGCACGCCAAGCGCCTGACCTCCTCGCTGCTGTTCCGCATCATCGTCGCGATCCTCGCCGGCATCGTCTGCAGCCTCTTCCTGCCGGACTGGGCCGCCCGGGTGTTCGTCACCTTCAACGGGCTGTTCGGCAACTTCCTGGGCTTCTTCGTCCCGGTGCTGATCTTCGCGCTCATCACCCCCGCGATCGCCGGGCTGGGCCGGGGCGCCGGCAAATGGCTCGGCGCCACCGTGGGCATCGCCTACGCCTCCACCATCATCTCCGGGTTCATCGCCTACGCGGTGGCCGCCGCGGTGTACCCCACGCTGCTGCGCGCCGAGGCCCTCGCCGAGGCGGTGGACATCGACGAGGGCGCCCTGCAGCCCTATTTCGCGGTGGAGATGCCCGCCCCCTTCGAGGTGATGAGCGCCCTGCTGCTGGCCTTCACCATCGGCATCGCGATGGCCGCGATCGGCACCCCCACCCTGAAATCCGGGGCCGAGGAGCTGCGCCAGGTGATCATGAAGGTGATCGAGCGCTTCATCATCCCGCTGCTGCCCATCTACATCTTCGGCATCTTCCTGGCCATGGGCATGAACGGCAACCTGCGGCTCACCCTGTCCATGTTCCTCAAGGTGCTGCTGCTGGCCATCGGGATGACCCTGGTGGTGCTGGTGCTGCAGTACGCCGCCGCCGGGGCCATCGCCCGGCGCAACCCGCTCACCGCGGTGCGCAACATGCTGCCCGCCTACTTCACCGCCCTGGGCACCTCCTCCTCGGCGGCGACCATCCCGGTGACCCTGCGCTGCGCCCGGGCCAACGGGATCGCGGAGAACGTCGCCGGCTTCGTCATCCCGCTGTGCGCCACGGTGCACCTGTCCGGCTCCATGATGAAGATCGGCCTCTTCGCCTTCGCGGTGCTGCACATGACCACCGGCGGGGTCTCCGCCGGCGCCGCCATCGGCTTCGTGCTGCTGCTCGGCATCATGATGGTCGCCGCCCCCGGGGTGCCCGGCGGGGCGATCATGGCCGCGGTGGGGCTGCTGCAGTCCCAGCTCGGCTTCGACGACGGCCAGGTGGCGCTGATGATCGCCGCCTACATCGCCATCGACTCCTTCGGCACCGCCTGCAACGTCACCGGCGACGGGGCGATCGCGCTGGTGATCAACCGCTTCGCCCGCGGCGACGTGCGCGGGGAGCGGCTGCCCGCGGACGCCACCGCCTGAGCCGGCGCCGGGGCGCCCGCCGCGGCGGGAACCCCGGCGCGCGCGTCCGCGCGGCGGCCGTTTGGGGAAGGCCCAGGTCGCGTGTAAGATGAGCCGATGGTGAGGGAGCAGTGTCTCCCCCGCCGGCAGCAACTGATCGCCCAACCGGCCGGCACGGCCGGGGAAACGTGGAGGATATGGCTAAGAAGGAAGGCGCCATCGAGGTCGAGGGCCGCGTCGTCGAGCCCCTGCCGAACGCGATGTTCCGTGTTGAGCTGGACAACGGGCACAAGGTGCTCGCCCACATCAGCGGGAAAATGCGCCAGCACTACATCCGCATCCTCCCCGAGGACCGGGTCGTCGTCGAGCTGTCGCCGTACGACCTGGAACGCGGGCGAATCGTGTACCGCTACAAGTAAGACACCGCACCCCCACCGTCCTGGCGCGGGGAACCCGGGTCGGCCGCGACGCGGCCGGCCCGCACGGGTTCCCCGCGTGAGTTCACCTCCGGCAACGGTGGCCGGAGCCCCGCCAATGGATACCGTCCGTCCCGGCGACCGACCGGGAGCCGACGGAGCCGGCGGGGAAGGCAGTGGGGGAAACCACCGCACCAACCGGAAGGAAACTGCCGCATGGCACGCCTTGCTGGAGTCGACCTGCCGCGCTACAAGCGCATGGAGGTCGCTCTCACCTACATCTACGGCATCGGGCCCGCCCGTGCCGCCGAGCTGCTGGAGAAGACCGGGATCTCCCCGGATCTCCGCACCGACGATCTGACCGATGAGCAGGTCTCCGCGCTGCGCGAGGCCATCGAGTCCTCCTGGAAGGTCGAGGGCGACCTCCGCCGCCAGGTCCAGGCCGATATCCGACGCAAGATCGAGATCGGCTGCTACCAGGGCCTGCGGCACCGCCGCGGCCTGCCGGTGCGCGGCCAGCGCACCAAGACCAACGCCCGCACGCGCAAGGGTCCGAAGAAGACGATCGCCGGAAAGAAGAAGTAAGACATGGCAGCTCAGAAGCCCGCCGCACGCAGCCGCCGCACCGGCCGCCGCGTCGCGAAGAAGAACGTGGCCCAGGGCCACGCCTACATCAAGTCCACCTTCAACAACACCATCGTGTCCATCACGGACCCGAAGGGCGCCGTCATCTCCTGGGCGTCCTCCGGGCACGTGGGGTTCAAGGGCTCGCGCAAGTCGACCCCCTTCGCCGCGCAGATGGCGGCCGAGAACGCCGCCCGCAAGGCGCAGGAGCACGGCATGAAGAAGGTCGACGTGTTCGTCAAGGGCCCGGGTTCGGGCCGCGAGACCGCCATCCGCTCCCTCCAGGCCGCCGGCCTCGAGGTCAGCTCGATCTCCGACGTGACCCCGCAGCCGCACAACGGCTGCCGTCCGCCGAAGCGTCGTCGCGTCTAAGAGGAAGGTCAGGAAGAAGACATGGCCCGTTACACCGGTCCCGCAACCCGCAAGTCCCGTCGCCTCCGAGTCGATCTCGTCGGCGGCGACATGAGCTTCGAGCGCCGCCCCTACCCCCCGGGGCAGGCCGGCCGCGCCCGGATCAAGGAATCCGAGTACCTCATCCAGCTGCAGGAGAAGCAGAAGGCCCGCTTCACCTACGGCGTGATGGAGAAGCAGTTCCGCCGCTACTACGCCGAGGCCAACCGCCGCCCCGGCAAGACCGGCGACAACCTGATGATCCTGCTGGAGTCCCGGCTGGACAACGTCGTCTACCGCGCCGGCCTGGCGAAGACCCGCCGGCAGGCCCGGCAGCTGGTCTCGCACGGCCACTTCACGGTCAACGGCCGCAAGGTCACCGTGCCCTCCTACCAGGTCGCCCAGTACGACATCATCGACGTGCGCGATAAGTCGAAGAAGATGAACTGGTTCGAGGAGGCCCAGGAGGGCCTGGTCGACGCCGTCGTCCCGGCCTGGCTGCAGGTCGTCCCCGAGACCCTGCGCATCCTCGTGCACCAGCTGCCCGAGCGCGCCCAGATCGACGTGCCGCTGCAGGAGCAGCTCATCGTCGAGTTCTACTCCAAGTAGGACCAGCCCGCGGCCGGGGCCCGCCCCGGCCGCGGCCGTGCCCCCATCCGGGGCCCGCCCCGCAGATTCGTTCCCTACGGCGTCATATAGCGGTCGCCAACTGGAGGATTTCCCGAATGCTCATCTCCCAACGCCCGGTCCTCACCGAGGACTACATCGACTCCTCGCGCTCCCGGTTCATCATCGAGCCGCTGGAGCCCGGGTTCGGCTACACCCTCGGCAACTCGCTGCGGCGCACCCTGCTGTCGTCCATCCCGGGCGCGGCGGTGACCAGCATCCGCATCGAGGGGGTGCTGCACGAGTTCACCACCATCACCGGGGTGAAGGAGGACGTCTCCGACATCATCCTCAACATCAAGGGCCTGGTGCTGAGCTCCGACTTCGACGAGCCGGCCACCGTGTACCTGCGCCGCGAGGGCGCCGGCGCGGTGACCGCCGCCGACATCGAGTGCCCGGCCGGGGTGGAGATCCACAACCCGGATCACCACCTGGCCACCCTCAACGAGCAGGGCCGGCTGGAGATCGAGATGGTCGTCGAGCGCGGCCGCGGCTACGTGCCCGCCGATGTGCGCTCCGACGAGATCGGCCGGATCCCGGTCGACCAGATCTACTCCCCGGTGCTGAAGGTCAGCTACAAGGTCGAGGCCACCCGCGTGTCCCAGCGCACCGACTTCGACAAGCTGATCATCGACGTGGAGACGAAGAACTCCATCACCGCCCGCGACGCCATGGCCTCGGCCGGCAAGACCCTGGTGGAGCTGTTCGGCCTGGCCCGGGAGCTCAACGACCAGGCGGAGGGCATCGAGATCGGCCCGAACCCGCTGGAGGCGGAGGACGTCGCCGCGTTCTCCACCCCCATCGAGGATCTGGAGTTCTCCATGCGCTCCTACAACTGCCTCAAGCGCGAGCAGATCGACACCGTCGGCCAGCTGGCCGCGAAGACCGAGTCGGATCTGCTGGACATCCGCAACTTCGGCGACAAGTCGATCACCGAGGTCAAGGAGAAGCTGGCCGAGCTGGGCCTGTCCCTGAAGGATTCCCCGGACAGCTTCGACCCGGCCGCCGCCGCCGAGTTCACCGAGGGCCCGGAGTGGTCCGCGGCGGAGGACGAGGGCTACGCCGAGTAGCCGCGGGGCCGCCCCGAGCTCTACCGCGGCGCGATCCCGCCGGCCACGCCGCCGGCGCCGCGGCCGCGACTTCATACACAACGAGGAGATACCATGCCCAAGCCCAAGAAGGGCGCCCGTCTCGGCGGTTCCGCCTCCCATCAGCGGAAGATCCTGGCCAACCTGGCCAAGCAGCTGTTCGAGCACGGCCAGATCAAGACCACCGACACCAAGGCCAAGCTGCTGCGCCCCTACGCGGAGAAGCTGATCACCAAGGCCAAGCGCGGCACCCTGGCGGATCGCCGCAACGCCGCGAAGCTGCTCAACGACAACTTCGCCGTGCAGCAGCTCTTCGACGTGGTCGG containing:
- a CDS encoding adenylate kinase yields the protein MTRLILLGPPGAGKGTQAGLLSEKLGVPHISTGDLFRANIGEGTPLGLEAKSYIDAGDLVPDDVTVRMVESRLAEDDAAGGFLLDGFPRTVPQAEELARILDGLDQRLDAVIQFDVSEDVVVDRMLSRGRADDTEEVIRNRLAVYAKETAPLLDHYRDKLIVITAEGPVEEINERTMAAIGEAR
- the map gene encoding type I methionyl aminopeptidase — protein: MRFRRTAKTIHARTPGELDAMEAAGVLVGRTLAAVRAAAAPGVSTAELDELARETITGAGGTPSFLGYEGFPASVCASVNEVVVHGIPSAETVLEEGDLVSIDCGAIVDGWHGDSAISFGVGRLAPHIGKLNSATKEVLAAGIAAMIPGNRLTDVSHALEVATRQAERRHGIRLGIVDGYGGHGIGREMHMDPFLPNEGAPGRGERIVEGSVLAIEPMLILGGETDTEELADGWTVVSADGSPAAHWEHTVAATDHGPRILTMRP
- a CDS encoding dicarboxylate/amino acid:cation symporter, whose product is MHAKRLTSSLLFRIIVAILAGIVCSLFLPDWAARVFVTFNGLFGNFLGFFVPVLIFALITPAIAGLGRGAGKWLGATVGIAYASTIISGFIAYAVAAAVYPTLLRAEALAEAVDIDEGALQPYFAVEMPAPFEVMSALLLAFTIGIAMAAIGTPTLKSGAEELRQVIMKVIERFIIPLLPIYIFGIFLAMGMNGNLRLTLSMFLKVLLLAIGMTLVVLVLQYAAAGAIARRNPLTAVRNMLPAYFTALGTSSSAATIPVTLRCARANGIAENVAGFVIPLCATVHLSGSMMKIGLFAFAVLHMTTGGVSAGAAIGFVLLLGIMMVAAPGVPGGAIMAAVGLLQSQLGFDDGQVALMIAAYIAIDSFGTACNVTGDGAIALVINRFARGDVRGERLPADATA
- the infA gene encoding translation initiation factor IF-1; translation: MAKKEGAIEVEGRVVEPLPNAMFRVELDNGHKVLAHISGKMRQHYIRILPEDRVVVELSPYDLERGRIVYRYK
- the rpsM gene encoding 30S ribosomal protein S13 — its product is MARLAGVDLPRYKRMEVALTYIYGIGPARAAELLEKTGISPDLRTDDLTDEQVSALREAIESSWKVEGDLRRQVQADIRRKIEIGCYQGLRHRRGLPVRGQRTKTNARTRKGPKKTIAGKKK
- the rpsK gene encoding 30S ribosomal protein S11, with product MAAQKPAARSRRTGRRVAKKNVAQGHAYIKSTFNNTIVSITDPKGAVISWASSGHVGFKGSRKSTPFAAQMAAENAARKAQEHGMKKVDVFVKGPGSGRETAIRSLQAAGLEVSSISDVTPQPHNGCRPPKRRRV
- the rpsD gene encoding 30S ribosomal protein S4, coding for MARYTGPATRKSRRLRVDLVGGDMSFERRPYPPGQAGRARIKESEYLIQLQEKQKARFTYGVMEKQFRRYYAEANRRPGKTGDNLMILLESRLDNVVYRAGLAKTRRQARQLVSHGHFTVNGRKVTVPSYQVAQYDIIDVRDKSKKMNWFEEAQEGLVDAVVPAWLQVVPETLRILVHQLPERAQIDVPLQEQLIVEFYSK
- a CDS encoding DNA-directed RNA polymerase subunit alpha; this encodes MLISQRPVLTEDYIDSSRSRFIIEPLEPGFGYTLGNSLRRTLLSSIPGAAVTSIRIEGVLHEFTTITGVKEDVSDIILNIKGLVLSSDFDEPATVYLRREGAGAVTAADIECPAGVEIHNPDHHLATLNEQGRLEIEMVVERGRGYVPADVRSDEIGRIPVDQIYSPVLKVSYKVEATRVSQRTDFDKLIIDVETKNSITARDAMASAGKTLVELFGLARELNDQAEGIEIGPNPLEAEDVAAFSTPIEDLEFSMRSYNCLKREQIDTVGQLAAKTESDLLDIRNFGDKSITEVKEKLAELGLSLKDSPDSFDPAAAAEFTEGPEWSAAEDEGYAE